The following are from one region of the Paenibacillus sp. JZ16 genome:
- a CDS encoding cation diffusion facilitator family transporter has protein sequence MEQQRYHDLKLGEKGAIISIIAYICLSAIKLLIGYTANSEALRADGLNNATDIVASIAVLIGLRLSQKPADRDHPYGHWKAETVASLIASFIMMAVGIQVLFGAVSSMFEGNHESPDLLSAWTGIGCAIVMFLVYRYNKRLATKINSQAVMAAAKDNLSDAWVSIGTVVGIIGAQFHLPWLDPLTAVLVGFLICKTAWDIFRDASHHLTDGFDENIVKSYKETVKQVVGVKGVKDIRARNYGSNTVVDIVILVRSNLDIRVAHDISDQVEHELKETHGVYDVHVHIEPN, from the coding sequence TTGGAACAACAACGTTATCATGATTTAAAATTGGGTGAAAAAGGTGCCATCATCAGTATCATTGCTTATATCTGTTTATCTGCAATCAAATTATTGATAGGTTACACCGCGAACTCCGAGGCTCTGCGGGCGGACGGATTAAATAATGCTACAGATATCGTGGCGTCCATTGCTGTATTGATCGGACTGCGTTTATCGCAAAAACCTGCGGATCGGGATCATCCATACGGCCACTGGAAAGCGGAAACGGTAGCCTCCTTGATCGCCTCTTTTATTATGATGGCCGTCGGGATCCAAGTCCTGTTCGGGGCCGTTTCTTCCATGTTTGAAGGCAACCATGAATCGCCTGATCTTCTATCCGCGTGGACCGGTATTGGCTGCGCCATCGTGATGTTCTTGGTCTACCGCTACAACAAACGCCTGGCTACCAAAATAAACAGTCAAGCCGTTATGGCAGCGGCCAAGGACAATCTTTCGGATGCCTGGGTCAGCATCGGCACGGTCGTTGGTATCATCGGCGCCCAATTTCATCTGCCATGGCTCGATCCGCTGACCGCCGTATTGGTAGGCTTCCTGATATGTAAAACCGCTTGGGATATATTCCGGGATGCCTCACATCATTTAACCGATGGCTTTGATGAGAACATTGTCAAAAGTTACAAAGAAACCGTAAAGCAAGTGGTTGGCGTTAAGGGAGTCAAGGACATCCGGGCAAGAAATTACGGCAGCAACACGGTTGTTGACATCGTCATCCTGGTCAGGTCGAATCTGGATATCCGGGTCGCCCATGATATTTCAGACCAGGTGGAACATGAATTAAAAGAAACACACGGCGTTTATGACGTACATGTTCATATAGAACCGAATTAA
- a CDS encoding TetR/AcrR family transcriptional regulator translates to MQKALNNALELFWEKGYEATSITDLTTRMEISRPSLYMAFGDKRALFMKVLDIYMDQFLRKLESILAANGSGYKGIEALFRDIVEPVDDRGIKRGCLFVNTMTELAAHDEQIALKGREYQDKVSQFLENALTEGKEAGDIAQTIDVHSTAHFLMLALVGLYVVIKIEPAPVVLKHSIEVTLGVLR, encoded by the coding sequence ATGCAGAAAGCATTGAACAATGCGTTGGAGTTATTTTGGGAAAAGGGTTACGAAGCGACCTCCATTACAGATTTAACGACCAGGATGGAGATTAGCCGGCCGAGCCTATACATGGCTTTTGGAGATAAACGTGCGTTATTTATGAAGGTATTGGACATTTATATGGACCAGTTTCTTCGGAAACTCGAGTCTATTCTTGCTGCTAATGGATCGGGGTACAAGGGGATTGAGGCATTATTTCGAGATATTGTTGAACCGGTCGATGACCGTGGAATAAAGCGCGGTTGCTTGTTCGTAAACACAATGACGGAGCTTGCCGCACATGATGAGCAAATCGCGTTAAAAGGCCGTGAGTATCAGGACAAGGTATCACAGTTTCTGGAAAACGCGTTGACCGAAGGAAAGGAAGCGGGAGACATTGCGCAGACCATCGACGTTCATTCCACGGCACACTTTCTAATGCTGGCATTGGTTGGACTTTACGTGGTCATAAAAATAGAACCCGCCCCGGTTGTTTTGAAACACAGTATAGAAGTTACTTTGGGTGTATTGAGGTAA